The following coding sequences are from one Nitrososphaerales archaeon window:
- a CDS encoding flagellin, producing the protein MTITLASSTIISEAYLTIAVVIAASILSASFYSSLQRMVDVERERTLEFKREVETRVKILFAAPYNGTAVKVWIKNIGLSTINSQLIGERADLFFGPKGRFKYIPYSQPNPPTWRYSIKNDINGDGNWDPRETIEIIINEGSALNSGDYYVKYCAYTGASSEYTFTVR; encoded by the coding sequence GTGACGATAACCTTGGCATCGAGCACTATCATTTCAGAAGCTTATCTTACAATCGCTGTAGTGATAGCTGCCTCGATCTTATCTGCATCGTTCTACAGTAGCCTTCAAAGGATGGTTGATGTTGAAAGGGAGAGGACTTTAGAGTTTAAAAGGGAGGTGGAGACTAGAGTCAAGATTCTCTTTGCGGCACCTTACAATGGAACTGCTGTAAAGGTATGGATAAAGAATATTGGCCTCAGCACTATTAACTCACAGCTTATAGGAGAAAGGGCCGATCTCTTCTTCGGTCCGAAAGGAAGGTTTAAATATATACCCTATTCACAACCTAATCCTCCGACTTGGAGGTACTCCATCAAGAATGATATAAATGGTGATGGTAACTGGGATCCTAGAGAGACCATAGAGATTATAATTAATGAAGGATCAGCCTTAAACTCTGGCGATTATTACGTCAAATATTGTGCATATACGGGAGCGAGTAGTGAATATACTTTTACAGTAAGGTGA
- a CDS encoding EVE domain-containing protein, which translates to MKGMAHYLLLVKDHRDQEGRLIKAREVFENRVQYRFWSFNKRAGNLKKLKCDDLVLFYVAEKGGLIVGKGALASDPYPISNIEYKLALGLPSKNFDYIVDLKNIEVWPVPVEFKRVYEKLSFIKDKSKPYVYLQGSIKRLSEEDYNFICNLAKETSLG; encoded by the coding sequence ATGAAGGGCATGGCGCATTATCTACTATTGGTTAAAGATCATAGAGATCAAGAAGGCAGATTGATTAAAGCTAGAGAGGTCTTTGAAAATAGAGTTCAATACAGATTTTGGAGTTTCAATAAAAGGGCAGGGAATTTAAAGAAGTTAAAATGTGATGATTTAGTACTCTTCTATGTGGCGGAGAAGGGTGGACTTATAGTAGGCAAGGGAGCCTTGGCATCAGATCCTTACCCTATCTCAAATATTGAATACAAACTCGCTCTAGGTCTACCATCGAAGAATTTCGATTATATAGTCGACTTAAAGAATATTGAAGTCTGGCCCGTCCCCGTAGAATTCAAACGTGTCTACGAAAAGTTATCATTTATAAAAGATAAGAGTAAGCCGTACGTTTATCTTCAGGGTAGCATTAAGAGGTTGAGTGAGGAGGATTATAACTTTATATGTAATCTGGCGAAAGAAACCTCTTTGGGCTGA
- a CDS encoding polyprenyl synthetase family protein, with protein MTKVEKTDLINILWERRKDSLVKIEEALKKELIKYSNTHFYEPLLYAISNGKRLRPLILLISAECVDKGDSKIDPLPAAVAIELLHTESLIHDDIIDREEFRRGKVAFHVKYGYEASILTADFILAIILDIASRYNDYRIAKELSLAVLRMCEGEFNELKINLESRLNLDDYINIISQKTASLFQTAACIGGIIGGGHEEEINALSNYGLQLGIAYQIHDDINDWSDQSKITKVLMRNLKDPIPHLKAMVEHHVKKAKDELKTLRETQSKNDLIQLVEFITIKNR; from the coding sequence ATGACAAAGGTTGAAAAGACGGATTTGATCAACATATTATGGGAGAGGAGGAAAGATTCTTTAGTAAAGATAGAGGAGGCTTTAAAGAAAGAGCTGATAAAGTATTCGAATACACACTTTTATGAACCGCTCTTATACGCGATTTCGAATGGAAAACGGCTCAGACCACTCATACTATTGATCTCGGCAGAATGTGTAGATAAAGGGGATAGTAAGATCGATCCTTTACCAGCAGCTGTAGCGATAGAGTTGCTACATACCGAGTCCCTCATACATGATGATATCATCGATCGCGAAGAGTTTCGGCGCGGAAAGGTTGCCTTTCATGTGAAGTATGGCTACGAAGCTTCAATATTGACGGCCGATTTCATCTTAGCGATAATATTGGATATAGCATCAAGGTATAACGATTACAGAATTGCGAAGGAACTATCTCTAGCGGTGTTGCGCATGTGTGAAGGAGAATTTAACGAATTAAAGATCAATTTAGAGTCACGATTAAATTTAGATGATTACATTAACATAATTTCGCAAAAGACCGCTTCACTATTTCAAACTGCAGCATGTATAGGCGGGATCATCGGAGGAGGCCATGAAGAGGAGATAAATGCTTTATCGAATTATGGTCTTCAACTGGGTATCGCTTATCAGATCCATGATGATATTAATGATTGGAGCGATCAGAGTAAGATTACAAAGGTTTTGATGCGTAATTTAAAAGATCCCATCCCACATCTAAAGGCTATGGTAGAGCATCATGTAAAAAAGGCGAAGGATGAACTTAAAACTCTTAGAGAAACTCAATCTAAAAATGATCTGATACAATTGGTTGAATTTATAACCATCAAAAATAGATAA